A DNA window from Luteolibacter luteus contains the following coding sequences:
- a CDS encoding YiiX/YebB-like N1pC/P60 family cysteine hydrolase: MPCQPAGLFLFAALIFAFPGLRAQAEGDYSLKTGDVVFQCTAGEQAEAIQAATGSRYTHCGVVFEEAGSFKVLEAVQPVKVTSFDEFRKRSVPGTFQVRRLKTPLSSEAISDAKEWGKKQVGLDYDLHFRWDDKTLYCSELVWKIFKKAGVELCATRRFQDYKLDAPEVKKVIDQRYGSKDKLPKEEPVVSPGDLADSPLLEEVPVQKG, from the coding sequence ATGCCCTGCCAGCCCGCCGGACTTTTCCTTTTTGCCGCCCTCATCTTCGCATTTCCGGGCCTACGAGCCCAAGCTGAGGGCGATTATTCCCTGAAGACCGGGGACGTCGTCTTCCAATGCACCGCCGGTGAACAGGCCGAAGCGATCCAAGCAGCCACCGGCTCGCGCTATACCCATTGTGGCGTGGTGTTCGAGGAAGCCGGCAGCTTCAAGGTATTGGAAGCGGTGCAACCGGTGAAAGTGACTTCCTTTGACGAGTTCCGGAAGCGCAGCGTCCCGGGCACTTTCCAGGTTCGCCGCCTCAAAACCCCGCTCTCTTCCGAAGCGATCTCGGACGCCAAGGAATGGGGCAAGAAGCAAGTCGGTCTCGATTACGATCTCCACTTCCGCTGGGACGACAAAACCCTCTACTGCTCGGAGCTGGTCTGGAAGATTTTCAAAAAAGCCGGTGTGGAACTCTGTGCCACCCGCCGATTCCAAGATTACAAGTTGGATGCCCCTGAGGTCAAAAAGGTCATCGATCAACGCTACGGCTCCAAGGACAAGCTCCCGAAGGAAGAACCCGTCGTCTCCCCCGGGGATCTCGCCGACTCACCCCTTCTCGAGGAAGTCCCGGTGCAGAAGGGCTGA
- a CDS encoding DoxX family protein, whose protein sequence is MPAQKPAEYSAYLALALRVGLGAYFAWSGWVKVFQTGLDEFTRAVGNYKIVVSPWDAVIAYMIPWAEMVIGFCLIVGLWKRGALWALAGLVGVFAFGVGQAWVRNLNIACGCLGSPDGPQMNYTIKFVEFGGYWLAILLIWFLGRKGSGHVFGGKRLKLPS, encoded by the coding sequence GTGCCTGCCCAGAAACCTGCTGAATATTCCGCCTACCTCGCGCTCGCCTTGCGGGTGGGATTGGGCGCGTATTTTGCTTGGAGCGGCTGGGTGAAGGTCTTTCAGACCGGCTTGGACGAGTTCACGCGTGCCGTGGGGAACTACAAGATCGTGGTTTCCCCGTGGGATGCGGTGATTGCCTACATGATCCCTTGGGCCGAAATGGTCATCGGGTTCTGCCTGATCGTGGGGCTCTGGAAGCGCGGTGCCTTATGGGCGCTGGCGGGATTGGTGGGCGTCTTTGCGTTCGGAGTGGGCCAAGCTTGGGTGAGGAATCTCAATATCGCCTGCGGCTGCCTGGGGAGCCCGGATGGTCCCCAGATGAACTACACGATCAAGTTCGTTGAGTTCGGCGGGTACTGGCTGGCGATCCTCCTGATCTGGTTTTTGGGCCGGAAGGGATCCGGGCATGTTTTCGGAGGAAAACGCCTCAAGCTGCCAAGCTGA
- a CDS encoding GNAT family N-acetyltransferase: MIPRDFELQAADESDAEPIYELYKELFQNHIDQIWGWDENWQKENFAKEWEEARTWRIDSQGQLSGYLQLRDEADFMYVLSLGILPAFQGRRIGRVIMRSLQQEAAGKGLPLRLSVFRTNPRALSFYQGLGFRVTEETEAFQRLEWLEEAAGGTASRG; this comes from the coding sequence ATGATCCCCCGTGATTTTGAACTCCAGGCTGCGGATGAGAGCGATGCCGAGCCGATCTATGAGCTCTACAAGGAGCTCTTCCAGAATCACATCGATCAAATCTGGGGTTGGGATGAAAACTGGCAGAAGGAGAACTTCGCGAAGGAGTGGGAGGAGGCCCGGACTTGGCGGATCGATTCCCAAGGACAGCTTTCGGGATATCTCCAGCTCCGGGACGAGGCCGACTTCATGTATGTCCTTTCGCTCGGTATTCTCCCCGCGTTCCAAGGTCGCCGGATCGGGCGCGTGATCATGCGGTCCCTCCAGCAGGAAGCGGCCGGGAAGGGACTTCCATTGCGGCTTTCCGTCTTCCGCACGAACCCGCGGGCTCTTTCTTTCTATCAAGGACTTGGGTTCCGGGTGACGGAAGAAACCGAGGCCTTCCAACGCTTGGAATGGCTGGAGGAGGCGGCGGGTGGAACCGCGAGCCGAGGTTAG
- the pyrF gene encoding orotidine-5'-phosphate decarboxylase: MRYSERLQARIETTGSRLCVGLDPRPGADGIEAVPDFLKRVVDETWEHAAAFKPNIAYFEAMGLRGLHIMEDLLGEMPKEVPVILDAKRSDIGETQKYYAHSYFAHWKVDAVTLNPFLGYDSIEPFLNWEGKGIYLLAVTSNPGSADFQRQTLADGRSIFELVTALGERAKGLPTDVGYVVGLTNTAGVLPKIPDAPLLIPGLGAQGGDLAELAAAGRSAPDVINVSRGVLYADDGFSFGERAKRWAERIATSYHESVA, translated from the coding sequence ATGCGATACAGCGAGCGACTGCAGGCTAGGATCGAAACCACCGGGTCCCGCCTTTGCGTGGGTCTCGACCCCCGGCCGGGTGCGGATGGCATCGAGGCCGTGCCGGATTTCCTGAAGCGTGTGGTCGATGAGACTTGGGAGCATGCTGCGGCCTTCAAGCCCAACATTGCTTATTTCGAGGCCATGGGCCTGCGTGGCCTCCACATCATGGAAGACCTGTTGGGCGAAATGCCGAAGGAAGTCCCGGTTATCCTTGATGCGAAGCGCAGCGACATCGGCGAGACGCAGAAATACTACGCCCATAGCTACTTCGCCCATTGGAAGGTGGATGCAGTGACCTTGAATCCTTTCCTCGGCTACGACTCCATCGAGCCTTTCCTGAATTGGGAAGGAAAGGGGATCTACCTGCTCGCCGTGACCTCAAATCCGGGATCCGCGGATTTCCAGCGCCAGACCTTGGCGGATGGGCGTTCCATTTTCGAACTGGTGACCGCGCTTGGTGAGCGAGCCAAGGGCCTGCCTACCGATGTAGGCTATGTCGTTGGCCTGACGAACACCGCAGGTGTGCTTCCCAAGATTCCGGATGCCCCGCTGCTGATTCCTGGTCTGGGTGCTCAAGGTGGGGATTTGGCGGAATTGGCTGCCGCAGGGCGTTCTGCACCGGATGTCATCAATGTTTCGCGCGGAGTGCTTTACGCCGATGACGGGTTCAGTTTCGGAGAGCGTGCAAAGCGTTGGGCGGAAAGGATTGCCACGTCCTATCACGAGTCGGTCGCGTGA
- a CDS encoding MBL fold metallo-hydrolase produces the protein MLRKRDYPKTGQVSAHYSGLLPQKGWPGRNYKFFRHRIVPGIFSKRGGLSQDPVLTVPDNGCVRVTWVGHASFLLQFADHSVMVDPNWARWHGFVKRLREPGLPLKAIPELDLVLVSHAHFDHLHKPSLKVLQSRGGIVVPRGSANLVRKLGFPAVHEMKVWDAIEYNNMNVIHTPSHHWGARYLHDIHRDYGGYLVESGGKSVFHCGDSAWFDGFAEIGRRHQNIDVALMPIGAYDAPSGRDVHLNPEEAVRAFAELGAKVMIPMHYGTFPLGNEPIGEPVERLLMEADRLGISEKILIPEEGVGIEW, from the coding sequence ATGCTGAGGAAACGCGACTATCCGAAAACGGGGCAGGTGAGCGCCCACTATTCCGGCCTGCTGCCTCAGAAAGGCTGGCCCGGGCGGAATTACAAATTTTTCCGGCATCGGATCGTCCCCGGCATTTTCTCGAAGCGTGGAGGTCTCTCGCAGGATCCGGTTCTAACCGTGCCGGACAATGGCTGCGTCCGGGTAACCTGGGTGGGGCATGCGTCCTTCCTGCTGCAATTCGCGGATCACTCGGTGATGGTGGATCCTAACTGGGCGCGCTGGCATGGCTTCGTGAAGCGACTGCGCGAGCCAGGTCTGCCGTTGAAGGCGATTCCGGAACTGGATCTGGTGCTGGTGAGTCATGCGCACTTCGACCACCTGCACAAGCCGAGCCTGAAGGTCCTACAGAGTCGCGGGGGTATCGTGGTGCCGCGGGGCAGTGCGAACCTCGTGCGGAAGCTGGGATTCCCGGCTGTCCACGAGATGAAGGTTTGGGATGCGATCGAGTACAACAACATGAACGTGATCCACACCCCGAGCCATCACTGGGGTGCGCGTTACCTGCATGACATTCATCGCGACTACGGCGGTTATCTGGTAGAGTCCGGCGGCAAGAGCGTCTTCCACTGCGGGGATAGCGCTTGGTTCGATGGCTTCGCGGAGATCGGCCGGCGCCATCAGAACATCGACGTGGCCCTGATGCCGATCGGTGCCTACGACGCGCCGAGCGGTCGTGATGTGCACCTCAATCCCGAAGAGGCGGTGCGGGCCTTTGCGGAGCTGGGTGCCAAGGTGATGATCCCGATGCACTACGGAACCTTCCCGCTGGGGAACGAGCCGATCGGGGAGCCGGTGGAGCGTTTGCTGATGGAGGCGGACCGCTTGGGCATCAGTGAGAAGATCCTGATTCCCGAAGAGGGGGTTGGGATCGAATGGTGA
- a CDS encoding TetR/AcrR family transcriptional regulator → MPVLRADISGKRLRELAEAGTAVFCRQGFERSQMADVAKAMKVAVGTVYLYVESKEALFDLVVRYGSADSADWLDALEIPVKTPAPGSTVAFLKDVFDRTEWPVLEAALKAESVDDAAAELEGILREQYALIHRYRRGLLLLMRSALEFPGLAEVFVHGLRDKLLDYLSRYIAARTKSGHFRETHDLLATTATMINAITWANLQRPLDPGLMALSDEAVETSTVDLLVRGLMA, encoded by the coding sequence ATGCCAGTGCTCCGAGCCGATATTTCCGGAAAGCGTCTACGCGAACTCGCCGAAGCGGGGACGGCGGTGTTCTGCCGGCAGGGTTTCGAGCGTTCCCAGATGGCGGATGTGGCGAAGGCGATGAAGGTCGCGGTGGGGACGGTGTATCTCTACGTGGAGAGCAAGGAGGCACTCTTCGATCTGGTGGTGCGCTACGGTTCCGCTGATTCGGCGGACTGGCTGGATGCCTTGGAGATTCCCGTGAAGACGCCTGCGCCGGGATCCACCGTCGCCTTCCTGAAGGACGTCTTTGATCGGACCGAATGGCCGGTGCTGGAAGCCGCGCTGAAGGCGGAGAGCGTGGATGATGCGGCGGCGGAGTTGGAAGGGATCCTGCGCGAGCAGTATGCGCTTATCCATCGCTACCGCCGGGGCCTGTTGCTGCTGATGCGCTCGGCGCTGGAATTCCCCGGGCTGGCCGAGGTCTTCGTGCACGGCCTGCGGGACAAGCTGCTCGATTACCTTTCCCGCTACATTGCGGCGCGCACCAAGTCGGGGCACTTCCGGGAGACCCATGACCTGCTGGCCACCACGGCGACGATGATCAACGCGATCACCTGGGCGAATCTCCAGCGTCCGCTTGACCCGGGACTGATGGCCTTGAGCGATGAAGCGGTGGAGACGTCCACGGTGGATCTGCTGGTCCGCGGGCTGATGGCATGA
- a CDS encoding SGNH/GDSL hydrolase family protein: MKKLLISLCLISSAHADFALRDGDTVAFLGDSITAARGYTKVVEHYTLMRYPDRKVRFINAGVGGDTATKCLERLEKDVFAKGATVVTVAFGINDIGWGTKADDEHKKLYLDGIRTIIERCREKKVRPIICSPAITAEVPDTAEKGYLQTMTDEGLALAKSLGAETVDLQRGMREVQRRVVEHNANAKDDDQVRMHVKDGIHLDDLGQIAMGYAMLKGLGAPEDVSSATIDFESSKGEGENCAISDVKTAGKELQFTRLDRGLPLNFGPFTLLQYRWVSLTDGLNRYTLSVKNLPEGEYEILANGRSLGKSSAESLAKGLNIASMTGNGWYPGGPWDAQSGVVKELVDARDKLSESERLQVMNLEQDGQVDPLIREMHEQQDTLVELQRHAAKPVPYHFSIKPAATP; this comes from the coding sequence ATGAAGAAACTCCTCATTTCCCTCTGTCTGATCTCGTCCGCGCATGCGGACTTCGCGCTGCGCGATGGCGATACGGTGGCCTTTCTCGGCGATAGCATCACGGCTGCGCGTGGCTACACCAAGGTAGTCGAGCACTACACGTTGATGCGTTATCCGGATCGCAAGGTACGCTTTATCAATGCTGGCGTGGGCGGTGATACCGCGACGAAGTGCCTGGAGCGCCTGGAGAAGGATGTGTTCGCGAAAGGGGCCACGGTGGTGACCGTCGCCTTTGGCATCAATGATATCGGCTGGGGCACCAAGGCGGATGACGAGCACAAGAAGCTCTACCTCGATGGTATCCGCACGATCATCGAGCGCTGCCGCGAGAAGAAGGTCCGGCCGATCATCTGTTCGCCAGCGATCACGGCCGAAGTACCGGACACGGCGGAGAAGGGCTACCTCCAGACGATGACCGATGAGGGCCTGGCGCTGGCAAAGTCGCTGGGTGCCGAGACCGTGGATCTGCAGCGGGGAATGCGTGAGGTGCAGCGTCGCGTGGTGGAGCACAATGCCAATGCGAAGGACGACGATCAGGTGCGGATGCATGTGAAGGATGGCATCCATCTGGATGATCTCGGCCAGATCGCGATGGGCTATGCGATGCTCAAGGGCCTCGGTGCGCCGGAGGATGTTTCTTCCGCGACGATCGATTTTGAATCCTCGAAAGGGGAGGGCGAGAACTGTGCGATTTCCGATGTGAAGACAGCGGGCAAGGAGCTGCAATTCACGCGCCTTGATCGCGGACTTCCTCTGAACTTCGGTCCCTTCACGCTGCTTCAGTACCGCTGGGTATCGCTCACGGATGGGCTCAACCGTTATACGCTATCGGTAAAGAACCTGCCGGAAGGGGAATATGAGATCCTTGCCAATGGCAGGTCGCTCGGGAAGTCCAGTGCCGAGTCGCTTGCGAAGGGGCTCAACATCGCTTCGATGACCGGCAACGGTTGGTATCCCGGTGGTCCTTGGGATGCCCAATCCGGCGTGGTGAAGGAACTCGTGGATGCGCGTGACAAGCTATCGGAGAGCGAACGGCTGCAGGTGATGAACCTGGAGCAGGACGGGCAGGTGGATCCGCTGATCCGAGAGATGCATGAACAGCAGGACACGCTGGTGGAGCTGCAGCGTCATGCGGCGAAGCCGGTGCCCTATCACTTCTCCATCAAACCTGCCGCCACGCCATGA
- a CDS encoding cytochrome P450 produces the protein MIRIAPAVDEPRHWLMGSAFYAQRDPLKWIPRWAEKYGDVYTIGSPIGSAMVVASPELARQVLADRYAHYIEKGRSYAVLRILMGNGLVTSSGEFWRGQRKLTQPAFHRRRLDAIFAMMVRRSRAMAERLSKADQALDIAPVFSQLTLEIISEAMFSTDVESEASKVGGYIHILNETALRMLRQPWRFFMPRRFPTPFTKTEFNARASMDAIVHNIIERRRKGGEDHDDLLSMFLSACDEETGKGMSNEQLRDEVMTMFVAGHETTANAMCWLLHLVATHPEIEAKLMAEIDAAGDALDTGSLAAFPYTRQVVEESLRMFPTIWSVGRRCVKEDELGGYHVRPGTTLLIPIFHFHWGEKWWSEPRKFDPDRFLPDRKPSPEIYFPFGAGPRTCIGNQFALQELVIMTVCFLKQLRLRPVEGFPVEPDALITLRPKWGMKLKPEPRW, from the coding sequence ATGATCCGCATCGCCCCTGCAGTGGACGAGCCGAGGCATTGGCTCATGGGTTCCGCCTTTTACGCGCAGCGCGATCCGCTGAAGTGGATCCCGCGTTGGGCGGAGAAGTACGGCGACGTCTATACCATCGGATCACCCATCGGCAGCGCGATGGTGGTAGCGAGCCCGGAACTCGCGCGGCAGGTGCTGGCGGATCGTTATGCGCACTACATCGAGAAGGGTCGCTCCTATGCGGTACTGCGGATCCTGATGGGGAATGGTCTGGTGACCAGTTCCGGGGAGTTCTGGCGCGGGCAGCGGAAGCTGACGCAGCCGGCTTTCCATCGCCGCAGGCTGGATGCGATATTCGCGATGATGGTGCGGCGTTCGCGGGCGATGGCGGAGCGGCTTTCAAAGGCTGACCAAGCTCTCGATATCGCGCCGGTTTTCTCGCAGCTCACGCTGGAGATCATCTCCGAGGCGATGTTCAGCACGGACGTCGAAAGCGAGGCGAGCAAGGTGGGTGGCTATATCCACATCCTGAATGAGACTGCCCTGCGAATGCTGCGGCAGCCGTGGCGCTTCTTCATGCCGCGCCGCTTTCCGACGCCGTTCACGAAGACCGAGTTCAATGCGCGGGCTTCGATGGATGCGATCGTTCACAACATCATCGAGCGGCGACGCAAGGGTGGGGAAGATCATGATGACCTGCTCTCGATGTTCCTTTCCGCCTGTGACGAGGAGACGGGGAAGGGGATGAGCAACGAGCAACTGCGTGACGAGGTGATGACGATGTTCGTCGCCGGTCATGAGACGACGGCCAATGCGATGTGCTGGCTGCTGCACCTGGTGGCTACGCACCCGGAGATCGAGGCGAAGCTGATGGCGGAGATCGATGCGGCGGGGGATGCGCTGGATACCGGGAGCCTCGCGGCGTTTCCGTATACGCGGCAGGTGGTCGAGGAATCGCTGCGCATGTTTCCCACGATTTGGTCTGTGGGCCGACGCTGCGTGAAGGAAGATGAACTGGGGGGCTATCACGTGCGCCCGGGGACCACACTGCTGATCCCGATCTTCCATTTCCACTGGGGCGAGAAGTGGTGGAGCGAGCCGCGGAAGTTCGATCCGGACCGCTTCCTGCCGGATCGGAAGCCTTCACCCGAGATTTACTTCCCCTTTGGGGCGGGTCCCCGGACCTGCATCGGAAACCAGTTCGCCTTGCAGGAGCTGGTGATCATGACCGTGTGCTTCCTGAAGCAGCTGAGACTGCGGCCGGTGGAGGGTTTTCCGGTCGAGCCGGATGCCTTGATCACCCTGCGGCCGAAGTGGGGGATGAAGCTGAAACCGGAGCCAAGGTGGTAG
- a CDS encoding leucine-rich repeat domain-containing protein has protein sequence MKPNPRLISSQPARSNLFKGLRPLLAGLRPLRMHLLACLLAGPAAGDQFGDFTYTASNGEVTITAYPEQGAGPAIIPAFIEGMPVKSIAPRAFFYRSKLTSVSIPDSVTQIGEDAFSGCFVLESLDLPPGLTRIEEGSFSACRLVKDVQIPAGVTSIGDEAFSGCFALTTITIPSGVTTIGGYAFRLTDLENVIIPNTVTDMSYGVFSECDRLQSVTLPQGLTKISSRTFSQCFSLESIVIPQGVTLIDRGAFEECRSLASVSIPSGVSIIGTEAFQHSGLTSVIIPEGVTTMRSKAFYGCIRLESVSLPATLAQIAPSAFQACRALTGIVLPEGVTGIGQSAFQSCDSLASISLPQSLTTIESAAFGYCPSLVSIAIPAGVTVIEGGVFAESRALEAISVDPANPSYRSDGGVLYYKSGSQLLRCPPMLAGGFQFPAGLTHIGDDAFGGFSLLTSIAIPEGVVSIGTGAFANCAELVSVTFPASLKEIGGSAFSGCAKLQNVVLPSGLTGLGGYAFAGCTGLTSIIVPGEVASLGSYLFESCVNLSNIVISPGVGSLGAHAFRNCPALTTIQIPASVTSIQSSAFEGCNALEGIAVSPDNPSYTATGGILYDKALTTLIRCPAKFAGELPLPVSLVTIEQLALDGCRLITGVTIPASMTVLSSYAFDNCTALSRVTLREGLTRIQSRAFYNCVALKEIVIPSSLTSIGGGAFSGCSQLAKITFLGNAPDILQDNQWLANVKPDFTFYYYNGRNGFTSPTWLGYPAVKIGEGEAIPAWLAIYGFPSTTAMESDPNRDGVSLLMAYALNLDPKANLANKMPKAVIEGNQMKLTFYSGARGVTYEVLKSRDLKSWTPGGVTLSVPDANGMRTATIVRSGSALYFKLRVTRS, from the coding sequence ATGAAACCCAATCCCCGGCTGATCTCCTCCCAGCCGGCCAGGTCCAACCTCTTCAAGGGGTTGCGACCATTGCTGGCCGGACTACGCCCGCTAAGAATGCATCTGCTCGCCTGTCTGTTGGCAGGCCCGGCTGCAGGAGATCAGTTCGGGGACTTCACCTACACGGCGAGCAATGGTGAGGTGACCATCACTGCGTATCCGGAACAGGGAGCGGGGCCGGCGATCATTCCCGCTTTCATTGAAGGGATGCCGGTGAAGTCCATAGCGCCCCGGGCATTTTTCTACCGCTCGAAGCTCACCAGCGTGAGCATCCCGGACTCAGTAACGCAGATCGGCGAGGATGCCTTTTCGGGGTGTTTCGTGCTTGAGAGCTTGGATCTTCCTCCGGGATTGACCCGGATCGAGGAAGGGTCCTTTTCCGCGTGCCGCTTGGTCAAGGATGTTCAGATTCCCGCGGGCGTCACGAGCATCGGCGACGAGGCCTTTAGCGGATGTTTCGCCCTGACAACGATCACGATTCCTTCCGGGGTCACCACGATTGGCGGCTATGCTTTCCGTCTTACCGACCTGGAGAATGTGATTATCCCGAACACGGTCACGGATATGAGTTACGGGGTCTTCAGCGAGTGCGACCGCCTTCAGTCGGTCACTCTGCCGCAGGGCCTGACGAAGATCAGTTCCCGTACCTTCAGCCAGTGCTTTTCGTTGGAAAGCATCGTGATCCCACAGGGTGTTACCTTGATTGACCGGGGGGCGTTTGAGGAATGCCGAAGCCTCGCGAGCGTTTCGATCCCCTCAGGCGTGAGTATCATCGGCACGGAGGCATTCCAACACTCCGGCCTAACAAGCGTGATCATTCCGGAAGGGGTGACGACGATGAGATCGAAGGCATTCTATGGATGCATCAGGCTGGAGAGCGTGAGTCTTCCAGCGACGCTGGCCCAGATCGCTCCTTCCGCGTTCCAAGCCTGTAGGGCGTTGACCGGGATTGTCCTGCCGGAAGGAGTGACGGGGATCGGGCAATCAGCGTTCCAAAGCTGTGACAGCTTGGCTTCCATTTCCCTTCCCCAGAGTCTGACGACGATTGAGTCGGCTGCTTTCGGCTACTGCCCGTCACTTGTTTCCATTGCGATTCCCGCGGGCGTCACCGTTATCGAGGGGGGAGTCTTCGCGGAGAGCCGGGCTCTCGAGGCGATCAGTGTAGATCCGGCCAATCCTTCCTATCGCAGCGACGGAGGAGTGCTCTACTACAAGAGTGGCAGCCAGTTGTTGCGTTGCCCGCCGATGTTGGCTGGCGGCTTTCAGTTTCCTGCCGGCTTGACGCACATCGGGGACGATGCCTTCGGAGGATTTTCCCTCCTTACCTCGATCGCAATTCCGGAAGGAGTGGTTTCGATCGGAACGGGAGCGTTCGCAAATTGTGCGGAATTGGTGAGCGTGACATTTCCAGCGAGCCTCAAGGAGATCGGCGGGAGTGCTTTCTCCGGATGTGCCAAGCTCCAGAATGTGGTCCTGCCATCCGGCCTCACTGGTCTGGGTGGCTATGCTTTCGCCGGTTGCACCGGACTCACGAGTATCATTGTGCCGGGTGAGGTGGCTTCTTTGGGAAGCTACTTGTTCGAAAGCTGTGTCAACCTGAGCAACATCGTAATCTCGCCGGGAGTCGGGAGCTTGGGGGCGCATGCTTTCAGGAATTGTCCGGCGCTCACCACGATCCAGATCCCGGCCAGTGTGACGTCGATCCAGTCGTCCGCCTTCGAAGGCTGCAATGCCTTGGAAGGAATCGCGGTGAGTCCGGACAACCCGAGCTACACCGCTACGGGCGGGATTCTCTACGACAAGGCCCTGACGACCTTGATCCGCTGCCCGGCGAAATTTGCCGGCGAGCTGCCGTTGCCGGTCTCCCTCGTGACCATCGAGCAACTCGCTTTGGACGGCTGTCGCTTGATCACGGGGGTGACGATTCCTGCCTCCATGACGGTGCTCAGTAGTTATGCTTTCGACAATTGCACCGCGCTATCGCGGGTAACCTTGAGGGAGGGGCTCACCAGGATCCAGAGTAGGGCCTTCTATAACTGCGTGGCATTGAAGGAGATCGTCATTCCTTCCTCGCTCACGTCAATTGGAGGGGGGGCTTTTTCGGGTTGCAGCCAGTTGGCGAAAATAACCTTTCTCGGCAACGCCCCCGATATCCTCCAGGACAATCAGTGGCTCGCCAACGTGAAGCCGGATTTCACCTTCTACTACTACAATGGGAGGAACGGGTTCACTTCGCCGACCTGGCTGGGCTATCCGGCGGTGAAGATTGGAGAGGGCGAGGCGATTCCAGCTTGGCTGGCCATTTATGGATTTCCATCCACCACTGCCATGGAGTCCGATCCGAATCGAGATGGGGTCAGCTTGCTGATGGCCTACGCCCTGAACCTGGATCCGAAAGCCAATCTGGCGAACAAGATGCCCAAGGCGGTGATCGAAGGAAACCAGATGAAGCTCACCTTTTATAGTGGTGCCAGAGGTGTAACCTATGAGGTTCTGAAGAGCAGGGATTTGAAGAGCTGGACCCCGGGGGGGGTGACCTTGTCGGTGCCTGACGCCAACGGCATGCGTACAGCGACGATCGTCCGATCCGGTTCTGCGCTCTATTTCAAGCTGCGCGTGACGAGGAGCTAG
- a CDS encoding metallophosphoesterase, translating into MNSSSSSFSSLSRREALKAGLIFSSGFLSAGWQSRASAEEAKTKFGKGGLHFLAVGDYGTGNKNQKKVAEQMNAFAGKLDSPLTAVLALGDNFYNKLEPERFERDFEKMYSKEHLDCPFYACLGNHDYGPQYDSKQGRAKADMQLEYAAKNPDSRWKMPAKWYAVELPNASAPLVKVIYLDGNYFEGAMTPQEKLDQKRWMEAELKKPTRAKWTWVVSHYPLFSDDTKRKDNQGLIKNWGDHLKANPVSLYLSGHDHNLQHLQLKDYQPSFLVSGGGGASTYEITSSERGFAKQIFGFNHIHVDDKRVTVQLIDADGVCMHAFERDRSGRVTVREA; encoded by the coding sequence ATGAACTCTTCCTCCTCGTCCTTCTCCAGCTTGTCCCGCCGTGAGGCCCTGAAGGCAGGCCTGATTTTCAGCAGTGGTTTTCTTAGCGCGGGCTGGCAGAGCCGGGCTTCGGCGGAAGAGGCCAAGACGAAGTTCGGGAAGGGCGGGCTCCATTTCCTGGCGGTGGGCGACTACGGGACCGGGAACAAGAACCAGAAAAAGGTGGCGGAGCAGATGAACGCATTTGCGGGCAAGCTCGATTCGCCGCTGACCGCAGTGCTGGCGCTGGGCGACAATTTCTACAACAAGCTGGAGCCGGAACGCTTCGAGCGGGACTTCGAGAAGATGTATTCGAAGGAGCATCTGGACTGCCCCTTCTATGCCTGCTTGGGCAACCACGACTACGGTCCGCAGTATGATTCGAAGCAGGGCCGGGCGAAGGCGGACATGCAGCTCGAGTATGCGGCGAAGAATCCGGACTCGCGCTGGAAGATGCCGGCGAAGTGGTACGCTGTCGAGCTGCCGAACGCCTCTGCACCGCTGGTGAAAGTGATCTACCTCGATGGGAACTATTTCGAAGGCGCGATGACTCCGCAGGAGAAGCTGGATCAGAAGCGCTGGATGGAGGCCGAGCTGAAGAAGCCGACGCGTGCGAAGTGGACTTGGGTGGTGAGCCATTATCCGCTTTTCTCCGACGACACGAAGCGGAAGGACAACCAGGGCCTGATCAAGAACTGGGGCGATCATCTGAAGGCAAATCCGGTTTCGCTCTACCTGTCCGGGCACGATCACAATCTCCAGCACCTGCAGCTGAAGGATTATCAGCCGAGCTTCCTGGTCTCCGGGGGTGGCGGTGCCTCGACCTACGAGATCACGAGCTCCGAGCGTGGCTTTGCGAAGCAGATCTTCGGCTTCAATCACATCCATGTGGATGACAAGCGGGTCACCGTGCAGCTCATCGATGCCGATGGAGTCTGCATGCATGCTTTCGAGCGGGATCGCTCGGGAAGGGTGACGGTAAGGGAGGCCTGA